From a single Clupea harengus chromosome 24, Ch_v2.0.2, whole genome shotgun sequence genomic region:
- the LOC105901555 gene encoding histone H2B 1/2-like → MPEPAKPAPKKGSKKAVTKTTAKGGKKRRKTRKESYAIYVYKVLKQVHPDTGISSKAMGIMNSFVNDIFERIAGESSRLAHYNKRSTITSREIQTAVRLLLPGELAKHAVSERTKAVTKYTSSK, encoded by the coding sequence ATGCCTGAGCCAGCAAAGCCCGCCCCGAAGAAAGGCTCCAAGAAAGCCGTGACCAAGACCACCGCGAAGGGAGGCAAGAAGCGCAGAAAGACCAGGAAGGAAAGCTATGCCATCTACGTGTACAAGGTCCTGAAGCAGGTCCATCCCGACACCGGTATCTCCTCCAAGGCCATGGGCATCATGAACTCTTTCGTGAATGACATCTTCGAGCGTATCGCTGGAGAGTCTTCCCGTTTGGCTCACTACAACAAGCgctccaccatcacctccaggGAGATCCAGACTGCAGTGCGTCTGCTTCTGCCTGGTGAGCTTGCCAAGCACGCCGTGTCTGAGAGAACCAAGGCCGTCACCAAGTATACCAGCTCCAAGTAA